Proteins encoded together in one Salarias fasciatus chromosome 17, fSalaFa1.1, whole genome shotgun sequence window:
- the LOC115404407 gene encoding LOW QUALITY PROTEIN: AT-rich interactive domain-containing protein 2-like (The sequence of the model RefSeq protein was modified relative to this genomic sequence to represent the inferred CDS: inserted 5 bases in 3 codons), translating into FQVSDKNQWIELGEEFNFPKSCSNAAFALKQYYLRYLEKYEKVHHFGEDDEEAQPGNPKASLPIGAIPNSYNYQQHVVSDYLRQSYGLSTDFVAPCDYNKLVLSLLSGLPNEVDFAVNVCTLLSNESKHAMQLDKDPKLVTLLLAHAGVFDDSLGSFSGVFGMDWKEKTSRDFVRFWKEVVEDAEVRELIWDKSSPAQDGTSCERRWQSIFHXPRNPGISDMEAQRVLQIAVILRNLSFEEANVKLLAANRTCLRFLLLCAHCNLISLRQLGLDTLGNVAAELQLDPVDFRTTHLIFHTITKCLMSRDRFLKMRAMEILGNLSKVEDNGMLICEYVDQDSYREVMMLLTLPDLMLLMASLEVLYLLAQLGEIPCGKIASVDHSIDLLVRLVSVDLHTFGPDALTAVRLIEHQANADQAAEVRPQLVEQVPAVMQGTPAPVTRVPVQSAQPPPGIVELDGEKFTLQWLNAHFETHPEGTVSRSEMYSEYLATCSKMGRSNILNSTGFLKCLRTVFPNHTMRRQDEQKASSQVHILLVGLRRRSIPLPIQLYYQQPQQNPAAAPPPPAARHDVPGDPQAPPPGLPPGHPGLGPQFVRSAGSGVSSPSLTAQEPPHVGHQTVPRHPVPPQVSPQLPPNPLAAAQQQQVRPGPTVQIPPSAPATQNHSPQNPAAPQQQQHSPMLPTGTPVTLFQQVPQGHILTARVQGVCPPLTQHPPLPQTPPLSGAGQAESAPSSSTQAPNSQASRVTFQNIAPKPAPSQPGPAATIAPTNQQPQQAQSVVIVGPNPQQSPAYSPAIHQIVLANPSAIPGAQTIQIAGQPGAASSPCPPPSSHPSTQVQPNQTVSHALSIKRHQQQHQQPPPLQILSQPPPSQPTSTESSLIKQLLLPKRGPLTPGGSSSXAAPQVPPPNNTIAQSPQVIYQAGYANQSPSPQPPQLNVQLVPGQLPAAAAPGLQTVQLLPGQLISTGSPGGATIIQSPVASGQVTFTVVPNTGFTTSAAAVGPGAASPAFSTGTVPHHAPQPRLPLPSPAPPPPPPPPLPAPLRGDKIICQKEEEAKDATGLHIHERKIEVMENSSLAGGDSSGVKTSNGDVAAGDKLLNGRKCMESNLPPYHSGNSQGALNGPAPESRPANWRQALSPGASAPAEGSPDPKKTLVNGVCDFDRGDGGGNFNKNIPNHIASKQFLGNGEVGPSEKSHSLDPPLPPPPQQDTAKAQQAERLANGPPAQGSRPPSELSNGPLGPGHATPVLRQQLLPNSPCPPPAAATVTSQSPAAPPANGVAPEARGFKRPAESEERSSAAASSGIPNKVGVRIITISDPNNAGSSATMVAVPAGTDPSTVAKVAIENATQQRNCSPTQAAGTTPTVTPSPPPASQPAPAGSHSPHLPAQQTSTAAPEPSRKAGQNFKCLWQSCKRWFETPSQVFYHAATQHGGKDVYGGQCQWEGCEPFPRQRLSFITHLQDKHCSREALLAGLKLEEQQAQSPNQTSSQTPPAAGSTPAPRAPKAIVXHPSAALMALRRGSRNLVFRDFTDEKEGPVTKHIRLTAALTLKNVAKHSDCGRMLVKRHETHLSVLALSNMEVSTTLAKCLYELTRSLQA; encoded by the exons acTATCTTCGCCAAAGCTATGGACTGTCTACGGACTTCGTTGCGCCGTGCGACTACAACAAACTGGTGCTGTCTCTCCTCTCGGGCCTCCCCAACGAAGTGGACTTTGCCGTCAACGTTTGCACTCTGCTTTCCAACGAGAGCAAGCACGCCATGCAGCTGGACAAGGACCCCAAACTGGTCACGTTGCTGCTGGCGCACGCCGGCGTCTTCGACGACT caCTAGGCAGCTTCTCCGGGGTGTTCGGGATGGACTGGAAGGAGAAAACCTCTCGGGACTTTGTCAGG TTCTGGAAAGAGGTGGTGGAGGACGCCGAAGTCAGGGAGCTCATCTGGGACAAGAGCAGCCCGGCACAAG ATGGTACGTCGTGTGAGAGGCGCTGGCAGAGCATCTTCC CCCCGCGGAACCCGGGCATCAGCGACATGGAGGCCCAGCGGGTGCTGCAGATCGCCGTCATCCTGCGGAACCTCTCCTTCGAGGAGGCCAACGTCAAGCTGCTAGCGGCCAACCGAACGTGCCTGcgcttcctcctgctctgtgcCCACTGTAACCTCATCTCACTCCGACAGCTCGGCCTCGACACGCTGGGCAACGTGGCTGCCGAG ctccagctggatccTGTCGACTTTCGGACGACACATCTGATATTTCACACCATTACCAAATGCTTGATGTCCAGGGACCGGTTCCTGAAGATGAGAG CCATGGAGATCCTGGGTAACCTCAGTAAAGTGGAGGACAATGGCATGCTAATCTGCGAGTACGTGGACCAGGACTCGTACCGGGAGGTCATGATGCTCCTCACCCTGCCTGACCTCATGTTACTCATGGCCTCCTTGGAGGTGCtttacctgctggcccagctgggGGAGATTCCCTGTGGCAAAATAGCCTCCGTGGACCACAGCATAG ACCTCCTGGTGCGGTTAGTCTCTGTTGACCTGCACACGTTCGGACCCGACGCCCTCACGGCCGTGCGGTTGATCGAGCATCAGGCCAACGCCGACCAGGCGGCGGAGGTCCGGCcgcagctggtggagcaggtgcCTGCAGTCATGCAGGGCACGCCGGCACCGG taACGAGGGTCCCAGTTCAATCTGCTCAGCCTCCTCCCGGCATCGTGGAACTGGACGGGGAGAAATTCACACTGCAGTG GTTAAATGCACACTTCGAGACCCACCCCGAGGGCACGGTGTCTCGATCAGAAATGTACTCTGAGTACCTGGCCACGTGCAGCAAAATGGGACGGAGCAACATCTTGAATTCTACTGGCTTCCTCAAATGTCTGCG AACCGTGTTCCCCAACCACACGATGCGGCGGCAGGACGAGCAGAAGGCCAGCAGCCAGGTCCACATCCTCCTGGTAGGCCTGCGGCGGAGGTCCATCCCCCTTCCCATCCAGTTGTACtaccagcagcctcagcagaacCCGGCAGCAGCGcctccgcctccagcagctcggcaCGACGTACCTGGAGACCCTCAGGCCCCTCCTCCAG GCTTACCCCCCGGGCACCCCGGTCTTGGACCTCAGTTCGTCCGGTCTGCGGGCTCCGGCGTCTCGTCCCCCTCACTGACTGCACAGGAGCCTCCTCACGTCGGCCACCAGACTGTTCCCCGTCATCCGGTGCCTCCGCAGGTGTCTCCGCAGTTACCCCCAAATCCTCTggcagcagcgcagcagcagcaggtccgaCCTGGTCCGACAGTCCAGATTCCGCCGTCGGCTCCGGCCACGCAGAACCACAGCCCTCAGAACCCGGCGgccccgcagcagcagcagcactccccCATGCTCCCCACAGGGACGCCTGTCACGCTATTTCAGCAGGTACCGCAGGGCCACATCCTCACCGCCAGGGTGCAAGGCGTGTGCCCCCCCCTCACCCAGCACCCGCCCCTGCCTCAAACCCCGCCTCTGTCCGGAGCCGGCCAGGCGGAGTCCgcgccgtcctcctccacccaggcgCCCAACTCCCAGGCGTCGCGCGTCACCTTTCAGAACATCGCCCCCAAGCCAGCGCCAAGCCAGCCTGGACCAGCAGCCACGATAGCGCCGACCaaccagcagcctcagcaggcGCAGAGCGTAGTAATAGTCGGTCCCAACCCCCAGCAGAGCCCCGCCTACTCCCCCGCCATACACCAGATCGTTCTCGCCAACCCTTCCGCCATCCCGGGCGCCCAGACTATCCAGATAGCGGGGCAGCCCGGGGCCGCTTCCAGCCCCTGCCCGCCTCCTTCCTCCCACCCCAGCACGCAGGTCCAGCCCAATCAGACTGTCAGCCACGCACTGTCCATCAAACGGCACCAACAGCAGCACCAACAGCCGCCGCCCCTGCAGATCCTGTCCCAGCCGCCCCCCTCTCAGCCTACCTCCACCGAGTCCAGCTTGATCAAACAGCTACTGCTTCCAAAGCGAGGGCCTTTAACGCCGGGGGGAAGCTCATC TGCCGCCCCCCAGGTGCCCCCTCCCAACAACACGATAGCCCAGAGTCCGCAGGTCATCTACCAGGCGGGCTACGCCAACCAGAGCCCCTCCCCTCAGCCCCCGCAGCTAAACGTGCAGCTGGTGCCGGGCCAGCTGCCGGCGGCCGCCGCGCCGGGCCTCCAGACGGTCCAGCTCCTGCCGGGCCAGCTCATCTCCACCGGCAGCCCGGGGGGGGCCACCATCATCCAGAGCCCCGTGGCGTCAGGACAGGTCACCTTCACCGTGGTCCCCAACACCGGCTTCAccacctccgccgccgccgtcggccCGGGAGCCGCGTCTCCTGCATTCTCTACTGGAACTGTACCCCACCACGCCCCccagccccgcctccccctcccctcccccgcgccgccgcctcctcctcctccaccactgccaGCTCCCCTCAGAGGAGACAAGATCATCTGtcaaaaggaggaggaggccaaggACGCCACGGGGCTGCACATCCACGAGAGGAAGATCGAGGTGATGGAGAACTCCTCCTTGGCCGGCGGGGATTCCTCCGGCGTCAAAACGAGTAACGGCGACGTCGCGGCGGGCGACAAGCTGCTAAACGGTCGGAAGTGCATGGAGTCTAATCTACCTCCATACCACTCAGGGAACAGCCAGGGAGCGCTCAACGGCCCGGCCCCGGAGAGCCGCCCTGCTAACTGGAGGCAGGCCCTCTCTCCAGGCGCCAGCGCCCCGGCGGAGGGCAGCCCCGACCCCAAAAAGACTCTGGTCAACGGGGTGTGCGACTTCGATCGGGGCGACGGCGGCGGGAACTTTAACAAAAACATTCCAAATCACATTGCTTCCAAACAGTTCTTGGGGAACGGCGAGGTGGGCCCCTCCGAGAAGAGCCACAGCCTCgaccctcccctccctcctcccccccagcaGGACACTGCCAAAGCCCAGCAGGCCGAGCGCCTGGCCAACGGACCCCCGGCGCAAGGCAGCAGGCCTCCCTCGGAATTATCCAACGGACCTTTGGGGCCGGGCCACGCCACGCCGGTGCTGAGACAGCAACTGCTCCCCAACtccccctgcccccctcccgccgccgccactgtTACCTCCCAGAGTCCCGCCGCCCCTCCGGCCAACGGGGTCGCCCCCGAGGCCCGGGGCTTCAAGAGGCCGGCCGAGAGCGAGGAGCGCagctcggcggcggcgtcctcgGGGATCCCCAACAAAGTGGGCGTGCGGATCATCACCATCAGCGACCCCAACAACGCCGGCAGCAGCGCCACCATGGTGGCGGTGCCGGCGGGAACAGACCCAAGCACAGTAGCCAAAGTAGCAATAGAGAACGCCACTCAGCAGAGGAACTGCTCACCCACACAGGCAGCTGGCACAACG CCCACGGTTACCCCGTCCCCGCCCCCCGCCTCCCAGCCGGCGCCGGCGGGGAGCCACAGCCCTCACCTCCCAGCACAGCAGACCTCCACGGCGGCTCCGGAGCCGAGCAGGAAAGCAGGGCAGAACTTCAAGTGTCTGTGGCAGTCGTGCAAACG GTGGTTCGAGACGCCGTCTCAGGTGTTCTACCACGCGGCGACGCAGCACGGAGGGAAGGACGTGTACGGAGGCCAGTGTCAGTGGGAGGGCTGCGAGCCGTTCCCCCGGCAGAGACTCTCCTTCATCACACATCTACAG GATAAGCACTGTTCTCGAGAGGCTTTGCTGGCTGGACtcaagctggaggagcagcaggcacAAAGTCCCAATCAGACTTCTTCCCA GACGCCGCCAGCGGCAGGCAGCACTCCGGCACCGCGAGCACCGAAAGCAATCGT ACATCCAAGCGCAGCTCTCATGGCCCTCCGCAGAGGCTCTCGAAACCTGGTCTTCAGGGACTTCACC gacGAGAAAGAAGGACCAGTGACCAAACACATAAGACTAACTGCTGCCTTAACGTTAAAGAACGTCGCCAAGCACTCGGACTGCGGTCGCAT GTTGGTAAAGCGGCATGAGACGCACCTCTCCGTGCTGGCGCTCAGTAACATGGAGGTCTCCACCACGCTCGCCAAATGCCTTTACGAACTGACACGCTCGCTCCAGGCCTAA
- the LOC115404412 gene encoding LOW QUALITY PROTEIN: sodium-coupled neutral amino acid transporter 2-like (The sequence of the model RefSeq protein was modified relative to this genomic sequence to represent the inferred CDS: inserted 4 bases in 3 codons) translates to MVHEDSSSSNSNEYVYQGMKVPLDSQYNDVEAESQNFLPEHNLGKKKYETEYHQGNASFGMSVFNLGNAIMGSGILGLSYAMANTGIALFVILLVAVAIFXLYSVHLLLKTANEGGALVYEHLGYKAFGXPGKLAASCSITMQNISAMSSYLYIVKYELPIVIQAFTGASDKEWYTNGDYLVLLVSVVIILPLSLLRNLGYLGYTVDCPLLCMVFFLIVVIIKKFQIPCPLPNELNALNETLKSSNASLLDSNTTRHGLQRRHLPAQYFVFNSQTVYAVPILTFAFVCHPAILPMYEELKDRSRRRMQGXANVSFLAMFIMYLLAALFGYLTFNIHVGPELLHTYARYYKSDVLLLIVRLAVLTAVTLTVPVVLFPIRTSVNHLLCPTKNFSWVRHTAITVGLLAGTNAMVILVPTIKDIFGFIGASAAAMLIFILPSAFYLKLVKKEPMQSMQKLGAAAFLVLGFLVMIGCMSLIIVDWVHQFSNNKKSDGH, encoded by the exons ATGGTCCacgaggacagcagcagctccaacagCAACGAGTACGTTTACCAGGGAATGAAGGTCCCTCTGGACAG CCAATACAACGACGTGGAAGCAGAGAGCCAGAACTTCCTCCCTGAACACAACCTGGGCAAGAAGAAGTATGAGACTGAATAT CACCAGGGAAACGCCTCCTTCGGCATGTCCGTCTTCAACCTGGGCAACGCCATCATGGGCAGCGGGATCCTGGGCCTGTCCTACGCCATGGCCAACACTGGCATCGCCCTGTTTGT CATCCTCCTGGTGGCCGTCGCCATCT TCCTCTACTCGGtccacctgctgctgaaaaCAGCCAACGAAGG GGGTGCGCTGGTGTACGAACACTTGGGCTACAAGGCCTTCG TACCTGGGAAACTGGCAGCTTCCTGCTCCATCACCATGCAGAACAT ctcagCCATGTCGAGCTACCTGTACATCGTGAAATACGAGCTGCCCATCGTCATCCAAGCTTTTACTGGAGCCAGCGACAA AGAGTGGTACACTAACGGAGACtacctggtgctgctggtgtcgGTGGTCATCATCCTCCCGCTCTCGCTGCTCAGAAACTTAG GTTACCTTGGTTACACAGTGGACTGTCCCCTGCTCTGCATGGTGTTTTTCCTCATCGTG GTGATCATCAAGAAGTTCCAGATCCCGTGCCCTCTGCCCAATGAGCTGAACGCTCTGAACGAAACGCTCAAATCCTCAAACGCCTCCTTGCTCGACAGCAACACCACCCGCCACGGACTACAGCGACGACACCTGCCGGCCCAATATTTTGTCTTCAACTCACAG ACGGTCTACGCCGTCCCCATCCTGACCTTCGCCTTCGTGTGCCACCCCGCCATCCTGCCCATGTACGAGGAGCTCAAAGA CCGCTCCCGCAGAAGGATGCAGGG CGCCAACGTGTCCTTCCTGGCCATGTTCATCATGtacctgctggctgctctcTTCGGATACCTCACCTTCAA TA TCCACGTCGGACCCGAGCTGCTCCACACCTACGCCAGGTACTACAAGTCCGACGTGCTCCTGCTGATCGTCCGTCTGGCCGTGCTGACCGCCGTCACCCTCACCGTCCCCGTCGTGCTTTTCCCC ATCCGCACCTCGGTCAACCACCTCCTGTGCCCCACCAAGAACTTCAGCTGGGTCCGCCACACCGCCATCACCGTGGGACTGCTGGCCGGAACCAACGCCATGGTCATCCTCGTCCCGACCATCAAGGATATCTTCGGTTTCATCG GTGCCTCCGCTGCTGCTATGCTCATCTTCATCCTGCCGTCTGCCTTCTACTTAAAACTGGTCAAGAAGGAGCCCATGCAGTCCATGCAGAAGCTCGGG GCCGCTGCCTTCCTGGTGTTAGGCTTCCTCGTGATGATCGGCTGCATGAGCCTCATCATCGTGGACTGGGTTCACCAATTcagcaataacaaaaaaagCGATGGACACTAA
- the LOC115404408 gene encoding LOW QUALITY PROTEIN: protein SCAF11-like (The sequence of the model RefSeq protein was modified relative to this genomic sequence to represent the inferred CDS: inserted 7 bases in 5 codons; deleted 2 bases in 2 codons): protein MTGAGSGGQGLPEGPDAEEAEXCPICLGVLXGELAMPDSCCHVFCLRCLLTWAEMAASCPVDRRPFSKVYRWDGNLSCVQVPVRKRPALADAETCCCRNPEHKVCLKSKPTRRLRRQKVERTADSKTKGLVRKCNDEDPSSLSRKKVRGTECRAWSPPPCVSLITSAQDVADPVWLAEDVQYDTGFKQCKPQAQRCPWISPAAPIPASSTSRQSFYGTSWNHSPFPFGLISXPFTPSPSFGPSHFVFEGVVCAITCPKGGDKRGGRGSASKAPTKEAESRPSRRSVRNKSQEETPASDATSPPPPQSSVSDSDSSTGQSAQPGKASQVPAKRKGKRVTNRKASGKRKAPARKKPSPVSNHSASEEEEEEEEADKSDCKEEDGDQQENDLDISEQQQSDAEDSVGGENSSGDEREGSAPASSVAPDVDDTQEQSDEDKQEEKPDDDGVSSQSGSPPSPASSFEVLHSPSEEEERRRRSLPVRRPEEDSENQTSMSPAAPEEPASAQCDDQDANMDISDDSQEAHVTESPKEDMAEPGENSPQAGSSEENVAEAESKESEAPGAKMSETEEHPEVDGSGEKAKDDDSTKDDTSIVPMDCSSPPSEQEDNPVSETPSESAPAPPAAAEPPATASESQAAKEESAKGESAKDQRSRERSQERKNGKPRRSRFHSPTSTWSPKKDSKREQSRHSRSRSRERDGSPPSSCSSRARSRERERDRDGERDYSRRDRSRERRRRRSRTRSRSRSRSRSRSRSRTRSYRRGPSPDRPSSREHSPQRKERWGGWRSGPSGGSGGEGRRYHGGAGRFENGAPPESSPDRQGWSENPDWVTEKTRGEPEGRNRDFGSSRWEDHRNRGEPRGRGGRGGFDXRGAGGAGNRSFFSQQEEAADSRWPPRNNFSGTGNNSGNDAYSRFNENRGGGRRKESDPGESMLDRSGWSSASSWAVRRTLPADVQDYYSKRERGGAGSWNRQEEEQPAAAADPPKSEAPPLVVPGNAPVPVLNVMPPSSTSXHYPLQAPRGALPVSLQPAAPYAMPPQVPLHLHPAVPLLQVPAVGAQGLPPPPPPSPPMQQGSLTAVTAASQPDNHAAQMASTMVAYGKPGLLPTPTKAIVAAVSQGPAAPSQALPSSTTQPSQHSKAQADSSKKEKKQQIQEKAINEVKTAIKPYYQKKEISKEEYKEIVRKAVEKVCHSKSGEVNSGKVANLVKAYVDKYKHARKK, encoded by the exons ATGACCGGAGCCGGAAGCG GCGGTCAGGGCCTGCCTGAAGGGCCCGACGCCGAGGAGGCGG GGTGTCCCATCTGCCTCGGCGTCC GAGGCGAGCTCGCCATGCCCGACAGCTGCTGCCACGTCTTCTGCCTCCGATGCCTCCTCACGTGGGCCGAG ATGGCTGCTTCCTGTCCGGTGGACCGACGGCCCTTCAGTAAGGTCTACAGGTGGGACGGGAATCTCAGCTGTGTGCAG GTTCCTGTGAGGAAGCGTCCTGCTCTGGCCGACGCCGAGACCTGCTGCTGTAGAAACCCTGAACACAAAGTCTGTCTGAA GAGCAAGCCGACAAGAAGATTGAGGCGGCAGAAGGTGGAGAGGACGGCGGACTCCAAAACAAAAGGGCTCGTGAGGAAAT GCAATGATGAAGATCCTTCTTCACTGAGCCGAAAAAAG GTGAGAGGAACAGAGTGCCGCGCCTGGTCTCCGCCTCCTTGCGTCTCATTAATCACGTCAGCGCAGGACGT AGCGGATCCCGTCTGGCTGGCAGAGGACGTACAGTACGACACTGGATTCAAGCAGTGCAAACCTCAGGCTCAACGCTGTCCGTGGATCTCTCCCGCTGCTCCCATCCCCgccagcagcacctccag GCAGAGCTTCTATGGAACTAGTTGGAACCACAGTCCGTTTCCATTTGGACTCATCTC CCCATTTACCCCCAGCCCATCGTTTGGCCCCAGCCATTTCG TGTTTGAGGGCGTCGTCTGCGCCATCACGTGTCCCAAAGGAGGCGACAAGCGAGGAGGCAGAGGTTCAGCCTCCAAAGCGCCCACCAAAGAAGCCGAGTCCCGGCCCTCCAGGCGGTCCGTGCGTAACAAAAGCCAGGAAGAGACTCCGGCGTCCGACGCcacctcgccgccgccgccgcagtcCAGCGTGTCTGATTCCGACTCGTCCACCGGTCAGTCTGCTCAGCCCGGCAAGGCCTCTCAGGTACCCGCCAAGAGGAAGGGCAAACGGGTCACAAACCGCAAGGCCAGCGGCAAACGGAAAGCTCCAGCAAGGAAAAAACCCTCTCCTGTTAGCAATCACTCAGcaagtgaagaggaggaggaggaggaagaggctgatAAAAGTGACTGcaaggaggaagatggagatcAGCAGGAGAACGACCTGGATatcagcgagcagcagcagtctgacgCTGAAGACAGCGTCGGAGGTGAGAACAGCTCCGGCGATGAGCGAGAGGGCTCGGCGCCGGCGAGCAGCGTGGCGCCGGACGTTGACGACACTCAGGAACAGTCTGATGAAGACAAGCAGGAAGAGAAACCCGACGACGACGGCGTCTCCTCTCAGTCGGGCTCTCCTCCGAGCCCAGCCTCCTCCTTTGAGGTTCTCCACAGTCCgagtgaagaagaggag agaaggaggaggagcctccCAGTCCGGCGCCCTGAAGAGGACTCCGAGAACCAGACCTCCATGAGCCCCGCGGCTCCCGAAGAGCCGGCGTCCGCGCAGTGCGACGACCAGGACGCCAACATGGACATTAGTGACGATTCGCAAGAAGCCCACGTGACCGAATCGCCGAAAGAAGACATGGCTGAGCCGGGCGAGAACTCGCCGCAGGCGGGCTCGTCTGAGGAAAACGTTGCAGAAGCAGAGTCGAAAGAATCGGAGGCTCCCGGCGCTAAAATGTCAGAAACGGAGGAGCATCCAGAAGTGGACGGATCAGGGGAAAAGGCCAAGGACGACGACTCAACCAAGGACGACACAAGCATCGTCCCCATGGACTGTAGTTCTCCGCCGAGCGAGCAAGAGGACAATCCTGTTTCGGAAACGCCAAGTGAGagcgctcctgctcctcctgctgctgccgagCCTCCTGCCACCGCCTCTGAGAGCCAGGCCGCCAAGGAGGAGAGCGCCAAGGGAGAGAGCGCCAAGGACCAGCGTAGCCGAGAAAGAAGCCAAGAGAGGAAGAACGGGAAGCCGCGGCGCTCTCGCTTCcactcccccacctccacctggtcGCCTAAGAAGGACTCGAAGCGAGAGCAATCCCGACACTCGCGCTCGCGCTCCAGAGAGCGAGACGGCAGCCCgccctccagctgctcctcgcGGGCTCGCAGCAGGGAGAGGGAGCGGGACCGAGACGGAGAGCGGGACTATTCCCGGAGAGATCGCAGTCGGGaaaggaggcggcggcgg tcCAGGACTCGCTCTCGATCCCGATCCCGCTCGAGGTCAAGATCCCGATCCAGGACCAGGTCGTACCGGCGGGGCCCCAGCCCCGATCGGCCCTCGTCCAGGGAGCACTCTCCTCAGAGGAAGGAGCGATGGGGCGGCTGGAGGTCTGGACCCAGCGGGGGGTCTGGCGGGGAGGGGCGCAGGTATCACGGCGGCGCTGGCCGCTTTGAAAACGGCGCGCCTCCCGAGAGCTCCCCCGACCGCCAGGGCTGGTCAGAGAATCCCGACTGGGTGACGGAAAAGACTCGGGGCGAGCCCGAGGGAAGGAACCGGGACTTCGGGAGCTCACGCTGGGAAGACCACCGCAACAGAGGGGAGCctcgggggcgggggggccgcGGGGGGTTTG CACGGGGGGCGGGCGGCGCCGGCAACCGGAGCTTCTTCAGCCAACAGGAGGAAGCGGCCGACAGCCGCTGGCCGCCCCGGAACAACTTCTCAGGTACAGGCAACAATTCAGGGAACGACGCGTACAGCCGCTTCAACGAGAACCGGGGCGGCGGCCGCAGGAAGGAGTCCGACCCGGGCGAGTCCATGCTGGACCGTTCCGGCTGgtcctccgcctccagctgggccGTGAGGAGGACGCTGCCCGCCGACGTCCAGGACTACTACTCCAAGAgagagcggggcggggcgggcaGCTGGAaccggcaggaggaggagcagccggCCGCCGCGGCAG ACCCCCCTAAAAGCGAGGCCCCTCCCCTGGTGGTTCCCGGCAACGCTCCGGTGCCCGTCCTGAACGTGATGCCCCCCAGCTCAACGTC CCACTACCCGCTGCAGGCCCCCCGCGGAGCGCTGCCGGTCAGCCTGCAGCCCGCCGCGCCCTACGCCATGCCCCCTCAGGTCCCCCTGCACCTCCACCCCGCCGTGCCGCTGCTGCAGGTGCCGGCCGTCGGCGCCCAGGGCCTgccgccccctccgccgccgtcgccgcccATGCAGCAGGGCAGCCTGACGGCGGTGACCGCGGCCTCGCAGCCCGATAACCACGCCGCGCAG ATGGCGAGCACCATGGTGGCTTATGGGAAACCCGGCCTCCTACCCACGCCAACCAAAGCGATAGTGGCGGCGGTGAGCCAGGGCCCGGCGGCCCCCAGCCAGGCGctgccctcctccaccacccagcCCAGCCAGCACAGCAAGGCTCAGGCCGACAGCTCCAAAAAGGAGAAG AAGCAACAGATCCAAGAAAAGGCCATCAACGAGGTGAAGACAGCCATCAAACCGTACTACCAAAAGAAGGAAATCAGCAAGGAGGAGTACAAGGAGATCGTCCGCAAAGCAGTGGAGAAG GTGTGTCACAGTAAGAGCGGCGAGGTGAACTCCGGCAAGGTGGCCAACCTGGTGAAGGCGTACGTGGACAAATACAAACACGCCCGCAAGAAATga